Proteins encoded within one genomic window of Acidovorax sp. 107:
- the gspL gene encoding type II secretion system protein GspL, translated as MSTLILFLPPARPGPASEYAYTLTADGHSALQHATAPAALLPEPTRPGGEVVAVVPARALSWQRVTIPAGVPLGAGQQTPRLRSVLEGLLEDRVLDDASQLHFALQPGAQSRAQAGEPVWVAVCDRAWLREHLQALEAAGRRVARMVPEFATGPTASGQPELCALGTPEEAYVVLTGHGTDQGVAVLPLTPMALTLARTGLLAAEAGDDQPLVVRAEPAVAALAERTLGQQGQRIALHTTSQRALDAARGNWDLAQFDLSSTSSTRALRKVGSALSAALYAPQWRAARWGAGVLVVAHLVGLNAWAWQERQALNAKQASVRNTLTQTFPKVQVVVDAPVQMERELAQLRQAAGSVSARDLEPLLAAAGAALPDGRPPSSIEYTPGELRLRGVTLAPDEESVVSGRLQAAGYRARMDDGSLLLRTEVSP; from the coding sequence ATGAGCACCCTGATCCTTTTCCTGCCGCCGGCACGCCCGGGACCCGCCTCCGAGTACGCCTACACGCTGACGGCAGACGGCCATTCCGCCCTCCAGCACGCCACCGCACCCGCAGCCCTGCTGCCCGAGCCCACCCGCCCCGGCGGCGAGGTTGTGGCCGTGGTGCCTGCACGGGCACTGTCGTGGCAGCGCGTGACCATTCCGGCCGGTGTGCCGCTGGGCGCCGGCCAGCAAACGCCCCGGCTGCGCTCCGTGCTCGAAGGCCTGCTCGAAGACCGCGTGCTGGACGACGCCAGCCAATTGCACTTTGCGCTGCAGCCCGGCGCACAAAGCCGCGCGCAGGCCGGCGAGCCGGTGTGGGTGGCCGTGTGCGACCGCGCCTGGCTGCGCGAACACCTGCAGGCGCTCGAAGCCGCAGGCCGCCGTGTGGCCCGCATGGTGCCCGAATTTGCCACCGGCCCCACGGCCAGCGGCCAGCCCGAGCTGTGTGCACTGGGCACGCCCGAAGAAGCCTACGTGGTGCTCACCGGCCACGGTACCGACCAAGGCGTGGCGGTGCTGCCGCTGACCCCCATGGCCCTGACCCTGGCGCGTACCGGCTTGCTGGCCGCCGAGGCTGGCGACGACCAGCCCCTCGTGGTCCGCGCCGAGCCCGCCGTGGCCGCGCTGGCCGAACGCACCCTGGGCCAGCAAGGCCAACGCATTGCCCTGCACACCACCAGCCAGCGCGCGCTCGATGCCGCCCGTGGCAACTGGGACCTGGCGCAATTCGACCTGTCCAGCACCAGCAGCACCCGCGCGCTGCGCAAGGTGGGCAGCGCGCTGAGCGCGGCGCTGTACGCCCCGCAGTGGCGTGCCGCCCGCTGGGGCGCTGGCGTGCTGGTGGTGGCGCACTTGGTGGGGCTCAACGCCTGGGCCTGGCAAGAACGGCAGGCACTGAATGCCAAGCAGGCCAGCGTGCGCAACACCCTGACCCAGACCTTCCCCAAGGTGCAGGTGGTCGTCGATGCACCGGTGCAGATGGAACGCGAGCTCGCCCAGCTGCGGCAGGCCGCCGGTAGCGTGTCGGCGCGCGACCTGGAGCCCCTGCTGGCGGCGGCCGGTGCGGCCTTGCCCGATGGCCGCCCGCCCAGCAGCATCGAATACACCCCTGGCGAGCTGCGCCTGCGCGGCGTGACCCTGGCGCCCGATGAAGAATCCGTGGTGTCTGGCCGCCTGCAAGCCGCCGGCTACCGCGCCCGCATGGACGATGGCAGCCTGTTGCTGCGCACCGAGGTGAGCCCATGA
- the gspK gene encoding type II secretion system minor pseudopilin GspK: MSTPLSGCAASPQGDATRGLAKPAPRWHSLWQRPSHRHKARGAALLAAMLTVTLVATFAAAAMWQQWRAVEVETAERGRVQSAWILIGALDWSRLILREDGRSGGADHLAEPWAIPLQEARLSTFLAADKNVTQVDDASTDTTEAFLSGQITDLQGRLNITNLAEGGQVQAVALRQFTRLFERLGLPGQQLSTLIDGLRRAQAGAGSDSGSAPLLPPSVSQLGWLGLTPATVAALAPHVTLLPVRTPVNLNTADINVLMAAIDGLDSATAQKIVQTREARHFRTLSDVRDLVGANIDINESAHAVASSYFEVRGRLRLGDAMVDERSLVRKQGIDVTTLWRERGAFDRETTQTLPGAQR, encoded by the coding sequence GTGAGTACCCCCCTGAGCGGCTGCGCCGCATCCCCCCAGGGGGACGCCACTCGTGGCCTGGCAAAGCCAGCTCCACGGTGGCACTCGCTGTGGCAGCGCCCATCGCACAGGCACAAGGCACGCGGCGCCGCCCTGCTCGCCGCCATGCTCACCGTCACGCTGGTCGCCACCTTTGCGGCCGCAGCGATGTGGCAGCAGTGGCGCGCGGTGGAGGTCGAGACGGCCGAGCGCGGCCGCGTGCAGTCCGCGTGGATCTTGATCGGCGCACTCGACTGGTCGCGGCTGATCCTGCGCGAGGACGGGCGCTCCGGCGGGGCCGACCACCTGGCCGAGCCCTGGGCCATCCCCTTGCAGGAGGCCCGCCTGTCCACCTTCCTCGCGGCCGACAAGAACGTGACGCAGGTGGACGACGCCAGCACCGACACCACCGAGGCTTTCCTGTCGGGCCAGATCACCGACCTGCAGGGCCGCCTGAACATCACCAACCTCGCAGAAGGCGGGCAGGTGCAGGCCGTGGCCCTGCGGCAGTTCACCCGGCTGTTCGAGCGCCTGGGCCTGCCCGGCCAGCAGCTGAGCACCCTCATCGACGGCCTGCGCCGCGCGCAGGCGGGTGCAGGCTCCGACAGCGGCTCCGCCCCCTTGCTGCCGCCCAGCGTGAGCCAGCTGGGCTGGCTGGGCCTGACCCCGGCCACGGTGGCGGCGCTCGCTCCGCATGTGACGCTGCTGCCTGTGCGCACCCCGGTCAACCTGAACACCGCCGACATCAACGTGCTCATGGCCGCCATCGACGGGCTGGACAGCGCCACGGCCCAGAAGATCGTGCAGACCCGCGAGGCGCGGCACTTCCGCACCCTCAGCGACGTGCGCGACCTCGTGGGCGCCAACATCGACATCAACGAAAGCGCCCATGCCGTGGCCTCGTCGTACTTTGAAGTGCGGGGCCGCCTGCGGCTGGGCGATGCGATGGTGGACGAGCGCTCTTTGGTGCGCAAACAGGGCATCGACGTGACCACCCTGTGGCGCGAACGCGGCGCCTTCGACCGGGAAACCACGCAAACCCTGCCCGGGGCGCAGCGTTGA
- a CDS encoding type II secretion system protein J, which translates to MPPLSRFAPSPREGDAPGGLAEPVPRVHWPRVAPVLKVPHGFTLIELLVAISVMALIAILSWRGLDGMVRAQESTRQRADEMLVLQAALGQWGTDLDALVSIANTTPLDWDGQVLRLTRRSSAVPDEGALVVAWTRRNNNQGVGQWLRWQSPPVRTRADWRQAWEQAAQWARTPGDAERRYEVTLLPLDNWQIFYYRGGAWSNPQSSTGTPTGDSTSAIPDGIRLQITLPPGQALTGQLTRDWVNPVLGGGRS; encoded by the coding sequence ATGCCCCCCCTGAGTCGCTTCGCGCCTTCCCCCCGTGAGGGGGACGCACCCGGTGGCCTGGCAGAGCCAGTTCCACGGGTGCACTGGCCTCGCGTCGCGCCAGTTTTGAAGGTCCCGCACGGTTTCACGCTCATCGAGCTGCTGGTCGCCATCAGCGTGATGGCGTTGATCGCCATCCTGAGCTGGCGCGGGCTCGATGGCATGGTGCGGGCGCAGGAGTCCACGCGCCAGCGGGCGGATGAGATGCTGGTGCTGCAGGCCGCGCTGGGGCAGTGGGGTACGGACTTGGACGCCCTGGTGTCCATCGCCAACACCACGCCGCTGGACTGGGATGGCCAGGTACTGCGCCTCACCCGCCGCAGCAGCGCCGTGCCCGACGAGGGTGCGCTGGTGGTGGCCTGGACCCGCCGCAACAACAACCAGGGCGTGGGCCAGTGGCTGCGCTGGCAGTCGCCGCCGGTGCGCACCCGCGCCGACTGGCGGCAGGCCTGGGAGCAGGCCGCCCAGTGGGCGCGCACGCCGGGCGACGCCGAGCGGCGCTACGAGGTGACGCTGCTGCCGCTGGACAACTGGCAGATCTTTTATTACCGGGGCGGCGCATGGTCCAACCCCCAGTCGAGCACGGGCACCCCGACGGGCGACAGCACCTCGGCCATCCCGGACGGCATCCGCCTGCAGATCACCCTGCCCCCGGGCCAGGCGCTGACGGGGCAGCTGACGCGTGACTGGGTCAACCCCGTGCTGGGCGGAGGCAGATCGTGA
- the gspI gene encoding type II secretion system minor pseudopilin GspI, producing the protein MRTRRPLIGHRGFTLVEVLVALAIVAIALMAGLQATTALTRNAMRQSDIVLAQLCAENELVKARLSRQMPSVGDSSLTCEQAGRQLQVVTIVRPTPNPSFRRIDAQVLDGDNSILRLSTIIGRY; encoded by the coding sequence GTGAGGACGCGCCGCCCCCTCATCGGCCACCGGGGCTTCACGCTGGTGGAAGTGCTGGTGGCGCTGGCCATTGTGGCCATTGCCCTCATGGCGGGGCTGCAGGCCACGACGGCACTCACGCGCAACGCAATGCGGCAGTCCGACATCGTGCTCGCGCAGCTGTGCGCAGAGAACGAACTGGTCAAGGCCCGGCTCTCGCGCCAGATGCCCAGCGTGGGGGACAGCAGCCTGACCTGCGAGCAGGCCGGGCGCCAGCTGCAGGTGGTGACCATCGTGCGGCCCACACCCAACCCGAGTTTTCGGCGCATCGATGCACAGGTGCTGGATGGAGACAACTCCATCCTGCGCCTCTCCACCATCATTGGAAGGTATTGA
- a CDS encoding prepilin-type N-terminal cleavage/methylation domain-containing protein yields MNRARAQRGTPWNWLCQATGVFSPGRSRAAAQRGFTLLELLVVISIMALATAGVGLAMRDGGQTQLEREAARLAALLESARAQSRAGGIPVRWRALPGGFRFEGLPRSAQAALPDQWLDPGTVVRGPAVLQLGPEPLIGPQQVLITHQSSPDRTLRIATDGVRPFSVDAVQ; encoded by the coding sequence ATGAACCGGGCGCGCGCCCAGCGAGGGACGCCGTGGAACTGGCTTTGCCAGGCCACTGGCGTCTTCTCCCCCGGAAGAAGCCGTGCAGCGGCTCAACGGGGCTTCACCCTCCTGGAGTTGCTGGTCGTCATCAGCATCATGGCGCTGGCCACGGCGGGCGTGGGGCTGGCGATGCGCGATGGCGGGCAGACGCAGCTGGAGCGGGAGGCCGCGCGGCTGGCGGCGCTGCTCGAATCCGCACGCGCCCAGTCGCGCGCCGGGGGCATCCCGGTGCGCTGGCGCGCGCTGCCGGGGGGGTTCCGTTTTGAAGGGCTGCCGCGCAGCGCGCAGGCCGCTCTGCCCGACCAGTGGCTGGACCCTGGCACCGTGGTGCGCGGACCAGCGGTGCTGCAACTGGGCCCCGAGCCGCTGATCGGCCCGCAGCAGGTGCTGATCACCCACCAGTCCTCCCCCGACCGTACCCTGCGCATTGCCACCGATGGTGTGCGCCCGTTTTCCGTGGACGCGGTGCAGTGA
- the gspG gene encoding type II secretion system major pseudopilin GspG, producing MRSAPRRVAKTVARGFTLIELMVVLVIIGVLAALIVPNVLERADDARVTAARTDITNIMQALKLYRLDNQRYPTAEQGLQALVIKPTAGPVPGNWKLYLEKLPNDPWGRPYQYLNPGIKGEIDVMSFGADGQSGGEGKDADIGSWQ from the coding sequence GTGCGCTCCGCCCCGCGCCGCGTTGCCAAGACCGTGGCCCGTGGTTTCACCCTCATCGAACTGATGGTGGTGCTGGTGATCATCGGCGTGCTGGCCGCGCTGATCGTGCCCAACGTGCTCGAACGTGCCGACGATGCCCGCGTGACGGCCGCCCGCACCGACATCACCAACATCATGCAGGCGCTCAAGCTCTACCGCCTGGACAACCAGCGCTACCCCACGGCCGAACAGGGCCTGCAAGCCCTGGTCATCAAGCCCACTGCGGGCCCCGTGCCGGGCAACTGGAAGCTGTACCTCGAAAAGCTGCCCAACGACCCCTGGGGCCGCCCTTACCAATACCTCAACCCCGGCATCAAGGGCGAGATCGACGTGATGTCGTTCGGCGCCGATGGCCAGTCGGGCGGCGAAGGCAAGGACGCCGATATTGGCAGCTGGCAGTGA
- a CDS encoding type II secretion system protein N yields MVTNTYSKWGVRLGTLVLWAAAGASVVYWGLRLSAPSSASPAPAVAPAPVAMDAQALARLLGAAPAALGVAAPVAPTASRFTLIGVLSGRSSGGGAALIAVDGKPAKPFRVGAAVDEGLVLQALGPRQAQLGASMGGPATVTLDMPLKN; encoded by the coding sequence ATGGTGACCAATACGTACAGCAAATGGGGCGTCCGCCTGGGGACTCTGGTGCTCTGGGCAGCCGCCGGCGCCAGCGTGGTCTATTGGGGGCTGCGCCTGTCGGCGCCTTCGTCCGCATCCCCCGCGCCGGCCGTGGCGCCTGCCCCGGTGGCCATGGATGCGCAGGCACTGGCGCGTTTGCTGGGGGCGGCGCCCGCAGCCTTAGGCGTGGCAGCGCCGGTGGCACCCACCGCAAGCCGGTTCACGCTGATCGGCGTGCTGTCGGGGCGCAGCAGCGGCGGCGGAGCCGCATTGATCGCCGTGGACGGCAAGCCCGCCAAGCCATTCCGTGTGGGCGCTGCCGTGGATGAGGGGCTGGTGCTGCAGGCCCTGGGCCCCCGTCAGGCGCAACTGGGGGCCAGCATGGGCGGGCCTGCCACGGTGACGCTGGACATGCCGCTGAAAAACTGA
- a CDS encoding histidine phosphatase family protein, translating to MTPSPVAASSRLWLVRHAAPLVAPGTCYGALDVPADAQATRAAAERLSTALPPSALVAHSTLQRCELLAHELQALRPDLTFASDARLREMDFGRWEGLTWDAIGKSAIDTWVAGFATHAPGGGESLAQMLHRVAAALQNAREWRTDQGAKDTVWITHAGVARCVAWLQEHGESALPRPDDWPVAAPGWGEWEIRELT from the coding sequence ATGACGCCCTCCCCCGTCGCCGCCAGCAGCCGCCTGTGGCTGGTGCGCCATGCGGCCCCGCTGGTTGCCCCGGGCACCTGCTACGGCGCTTTGGACGTGCCCGCCGACGCGCAGGCCACCCGCGCTGCGGCAGAGCGACTGTCAACCGCACTGCCTCCCAGTGCCCTCGTGGCGCATTCCACGCTACAAAGATGTGAGCTGCTGGCGCATGAACTACAAGCGCTCAGACCCGATTTGACCTTTGCCTCCGACGCCCGGTTGCGCGAGATGGACTTCGGCCGTTGGGAGGGGCTAACCTGGGACGCCATCGGCAAAAGTGCCATCGACACCTGGGTGGCCGGGTTCGCCACCCACGCACCCGGCGGGGGCGAAAGCCTGGCCCAGATGCTGCACCGCGTGGCGGCCGCCCTGCAAAACGCCCGGGAGTGGCGCACCGATCAGGGAGCGAAGGATACGGTGTGGATCACCCACGCCGGGGTGGCACGCTGCGTGGCCTGGTTGCAGGAGCATGGAGAAAGCGCCCTGCCCCGCCCAGACGACTGGCCGGTGGCGGCGCCGGGCTGGGGGGAATGGGAAATCAGGGAGCTGACCTGA
- the cobS gene encoding adenosylcobinamide-GDP ribazoletransferase, translating into MQALRHYLLAVQFFTRIPVTGRLANWVGYSPAMLRASAAHFPGIGWLAALLSAAVYAALHWALAPNPLAPAVAAVFCTIATVLMTGGFHEDGLADVADGLGGSYDRERALDIMKDSRIGAFGAMALVLALLAKLSLLALLGTHSLPAALAALVGAHVLSRFWPLLIVRSLPHVGDTARSKSKPLADQISGQALVTALLWCFPPLVLVGYAQSALCLVAPIALSALCAAWMARWFARRLQGFTGDCLGATQQVSEIGFYLGAAIALRWL; encoded by the coding sequence ATGCAAGCCCTGCGCCACTACCTGCTGGCCGTGCAGTTCTTCACCCGCATCCCCGTCACCGGGCGGCTGGCGAACTGGGTGGGCTACAGCCCGGCCATGCTGCGGGCCAGCGCGGCGCACTTTCCGGGTATTGGCTGGCTGGCGGCGTTGCTGTCTGCGGCCGTGTATGCCGCGCTGCACTGGGCGCTGGCGCCCAACCCGCTGGCCCCGGCCGTGGCAGCGGTGTTCTGCACCATCGCCACGGTGCTGATGACCGGCGGCTTTCATGAAGACGGCCTGGCCGACGTGGCCGACGGCCTGGGCGGCAGCTACGACCGCGAACGCGCGCTGGACATCATGAAGGACTCGCGCATCGGCGCCTTCGGGGCCATGGCGCTGGTGCTGGCGCTGTTGGCCAAGCTCAGCCTGCTGGCGCTGCTGGGGACGCACAGCCTGCCCGCGGCGCTGGCGGCCCTGGTGGGCGCGCATGTGCTGTCGCGCTTTTGGCCCCTGCTCATCGTGCGCAGCCTGCCGCATGTGGGCGACACGGCGCGCTCCAAAAGCAAGCCGCTGGCCGATCAGATCTCCGGCCAGGCACTGGTCACGGCACTTTTATGGTGTTTTCCGCCCCTGGTGCTAGTGGGATATGCCCAATCAGCTCTCTGTTTAGTAGCACCCATCGCTCTCAGCGCGCTCTGCGCGGCCTGGATGGCGCGTTGGTTCGCCCGGCGGCTGCAAGGCTTCACCGGTGACTGCCTGGGCGCCACGCAGCAGGTGAGCGAGATCGGGTTCTACCTGGGCGCGGCCATCGCACTGCGATGGCTATGA
- the ilvA gene encoding threonine ammonia-lyase, biosynthetic, producing MTQHLTPADYLKKILTARVYDVAVESALEPAKNLSRRLHNKVLLKREDQQPVFSFKLRGAYNKMAHLTPEQLQRGVICASAGNHAQGVAMSAHRLGTRAVIVMPTTTPQLKIDAVKTLGGEVVLFGESYSDAYGHSVQLEKEQGLTFVHPFDDPDVIAGQGTIAMEILRQLQSLGSNQLDAVFVAIGGGGLISGVANYIKAVRPEIKVIGVQMNDSDAMIQSVQAHKRVTLADVGLFSDGTAVKLVGEETFRVAQGLVDDYITVDTDAVCAAIKDIFVDTRSIVEPAGALAVAAIKQYVAKNKTKGETYAAILCGANMNFDRLRFVAERAEVGEEREALLAVTIPEERGSFRRFCEVVGGLPGGPRNVTEFNYRISDAARAHVFVGLTTNGKGESEKIAKNFNRHGFEALDLTHDELAKEHLRHLVGGHSALAQDERLMRFTFPERPGALLKFLSLMQPTWNISLFHYRNQGADYGRILVGMQVPPEDKAAFDAFLATLGYPYVEETLNPAYRLFLRSK from the coding sequence ATGACCCAGCACCTCACCCCCGCCGACTACCTCAAAAAAATCCTGACCGCCCGCGTGTACGACGTGGCCGTGGAGTCGGCGCTGGAGCCCGCCAAGAACCTCAGCCGCCGTCTGCACAACAAGGTGCTCCTCAAGCGCGAGGACCAGCAACCCGTGTTCAGCTTCAAGCTGCGGGGGGCTTATAACAAGATGGCGCACCTCACGCCCGAGCAGCTGCAGCGCGGCGTGATCTGCGCATCGGCGGGCAACCACGCCCAGGGCGTGGCAATGAGTGCCCACCGGCTGGGCACGCGCGCCGTGATCGTGATGCCCACCACCACGCCGCAGCTCAAGATTGATGCCGTGAAGACGCTTGGTGGCGAGGTCGTGCTGTTTGGCGAGAGCTATTCCGACGCCTACGGCCACTCCGTCCAGCTGGAGAAAGAACAGGGCCTGACCTTCGTGCACCCGTTCGACGACCCGGACGTGATCGCTGGCCAGGGCACCATCGCCATGGAGATCCTGCGCCAGCTGCAAAGCCTGGGCAGCAACCAGCTCGACGCCGTGTTCGTGGCCATCGGCGGTGGCGGCCTCATTTCGGGCGTGGCCAACTACATCAAGGCCGTGCGACCCGAGATCAAGGTGATCGGCGTGCAGATGAACGACTCGGACGCGATGATCCAGTCGGTGCAGGCCCACAAGCGCGTGACGCTGGCCGATGTGGGCCTGTTCTCCGACGGCACCGCCGTGAAGCTGGTGGGCGAGGAGACCTTCCGCGTGGCGCAGGGCCTGGTGGATGACTACATCACCGTCGATACCGACGCCGTCTGCGCCGCCATCAAGGACATCTTTGTGGACACGCGCAGCATCGTGGAGCCCGCTGGCGCGCTGGCAGTGGCGGCCATCAAACAATATGTCGCCAAGAACAAGACCAAGGGCGAGACCTACGCCGCCATCCTTTGCGGCGCCAACATGAACTTCGACCGGCTGCGCTTTGTGGCCGAGCGTGCTGAAGTGGGTGAAGAGCGCGAGGCGCTGCTCGCCGTCACCATTCCGGAAGAACGCGGCAGCTTCCGCCGCTTCTGCGAGGTGGTGGGCGGCCTGCCCGGCGGCCCGCGCAACGTGACCGAGTTCAACTACCGCATCAGCGACGCTGCCCGGGCCCATGTGTTTGTAGGCCTGACCACCAACGGCAAGGGCGAATCGGAAAAGATCGCCAAGAACTTCAACCGCCACGGCTTCGAGGCGCTGGACCTGACGCACGACGAGCTGGCCAAGGAACACCTGCGCCACCTGGTCGGCGGCCACTCGGCGCTGGCCCAGGACGAGCGCCTGATGCGCTTCACCTTCCCCGAGCGGCCCGGCGCGCTGCTCAAATTTTTGAGCCTGATGCAGCCGACCTGGAACATCAGCCTGTTCCATTACCGCAACCAGGGCGCGGACTATGGCCGCATCCTCGTGGGCATGCAGGTTCCGCCCGAGGACAAGGCGGCCTTCGACGCCTTCCTGGCCACGCTGGGCTACCCCTATGTGGAAGAAACACTGAATCCGGCCTACCGCCTGTTCCTGCGCTCCAAATAA
- a CDS encoding OsmC family protein, translated as MECTVSWTGGAGTRSGMGFVAETGSGHVLTMDGAPDAANPANGGQNLAPRPMETVLAGTGGCTAYDVVLILKRGRHDVRGCSVKLTTERAETDPKVFTKIHMHFTVTGKGIPPAAVERAIAMSHDKYCSASIMLGKTADITTGYEVLEA; from the coding sequence ATGGAATGCACAGTCAGTTGGACCGGCGGGGCGGGGACCCGCTCCGGCATGGGTTTTGTGGCCGAAACCGGCAGCGGCCATGTTTTGACCATGGACGGTGCCCCCGATGCCGCCAACCCTGCCAATGGCGGCCAGAACCTGGCGCCCCGGCCTATGGAAACCGTACTGGCGGGCACGGGCGGGTGCACCGCCTATGACGTGGTGCTGATCCTCAAGCGGGGCCGCCATGACGTGCGCGGCTGCAGCGTCAAGTTGACGACGGAACGCGCCGAGACCGACCCCAAGGTGTTCACCAAGATCCACATGCATTTCACCGTCACGGGCAAGGGCATCCCCCCGGCCGCCGTGGAGCGCGCGATTGCCATGAGCCATGACAAATACTGCTCAGCCAGCATCATGCTGGGCAAGACGGCCGACATCACCACCGGCTACGAGGTGCTGGAGGCCTGA
- the coq7 gene encoding 2-polyprenyl-3-methyl-6-methoxy-1,4-benzoquinone monooxygenase: protein MDAFLTAADNALRTLFAQPRASEQTPAHGVPEASLDPAQKKLAGALMRVNHVGEVCAQALYSAQAAVTRDPALRDHLQAAAREETDHLAWTQQRLDALGARPSLLNPLWFAGAFALGLVAAKVSDRANLGFVVETETQVAAHLQSHLDRLPEQDQASRAVVARMKQDEERHADQARAAGALELPAPVRLAMKGAAKVMTTTAHYL, encoded by the coding sequence ATGGACGCTTTTTTGACTGCCGCAGACAACGCGCTGCGCACACTGTTTGCCCAACCCCGCGCTTCCGAGCAGACACCGGCCCACGGTGTGCCCGAGGCGTCGCTCGATCCTGCACAGAAAAAGCTGGCGGGGGCCCTGATGCGGGTGAATCATGTGGGAGAAGTGTGCGCCCAGGCGCTCTACAGCGCGCAGGCGGCCGTCACCCGCGACCCCGCCCTGCGGGACCACCTGCAGGCAGCGGCGCGCGAAGAAACCGATCACCTGGCCTGGACGCAACAGCGCCTGGACGCGTTGGGCGCGCGCCCCAGTCTGCTCAACCCTCTGTGGTTCGCAGGGGCTTTTGCGCTCGGACTGGTGGCCGCCAAGGTCAGTGACCGGGCCAACCTGGGATTTGTGGTGGAAACAGAAACCCAGGTGGCAGCGCATCTGCAAAGCCACCTCGACCGGCTTCCCGAGCAGGATCAGGCATCAAGGGCCGTGGTCGCCCGGATGAAGCAGGACGAGGAGCGGCACGCAGACCAGGCCCGCGCCGCCGGCGCGCTGGAATTGCCCGCCCCGGTGCGCCTCGCCATGAAAGGCGCCGCCAAGGTCATGACCACCACGGCGCACTATCTTTGA
- a CDS encoding porin, producing the protein MKKSLIALAVLAASGAAMAQSSVTLFGVVDATYAYGSGSVSNKSQLTNSGYNSSRLGFRGVEDLGGGMSASFWLEAGLNNDNGTGGVTNTNNQAATSTGGGLTFNRRSTVSLNGGFGEVRLGRDYTPQFWNLTVFDPFGTNGVGTTQTLNSSLGGPTTIRASNSIGYFLPGNLGGFYGQAQYYMGENNSNAANKKDGNGLALRAGYANGPINAAIAFSETKFLTGNIKAVNLGGQYDLGMAKIMAHYNQDKISGGNDGKGFLIGGLIPVGAGEVRLSYSTYKIDTVGADPRTNKLALGYVHNLSKRTALYATYAHVNNKNGAAQALNGAVTGVNDNSNGYDFGIRHSF; encoded by the coding sequence ATGAAAAAATCCCTGATTGCCCTGGCTGTGCTGGCTGCTTCCGGCGCTGCAATGGCTCAATCTTCCGTGACCCTGTTCGGCGTGGTTGACGCAACCTACGCTTACGGTTCCGGCAGCGTCTCTAACAAGTCGCAACTGACGAACTCCGGCTACAACAGCAGCCGTCTGGGTTTCCGCGGCGTTGAAGACCTGGGTGGCGGCATGTCCGCTTCGTTCTGGCTCGAAGCTGGTCTGAACAACGACAACGGCACCGGCGGCGTTACCAACACCAACAACCAAGCAGCTACCAGCACTGGCGGCGGCCTGACTTTCAACCGTCGTTCGACGGTTAGCCTGAACGGCGGCTTCGGTGAAGTGCGTCTGGGCCGTGACTACACCCCCCAATTCTGGAACCTGACCGTGTTCGATCCGTTCGGCACGAACGGCGTGGGCACCACCCAAACCCTGAACTCCAGCCTGGGTGGCCCTACCACCATCCGCGCTTCGAACTCCATCGGCTACTTCCTGCCTGGCAACCTGGGTGGTTTCTACGGCCAAGCCCAGTACTACATGGGTGAGAACAACAGCAACGCTGCCAACAAGAAGGACGGCAACGGCCTGGCACTGCGCGCTGGTTACGCTAACGGCCCCATCAACGCCGCTATCGCTTTCTCCGAAACCAAGTTCCTGACCGGCAACATCAAGGCCGTGAACCTGGGTGGTCAGTATGATCTGGGCATGGCCAAGATCATGGCTCACTACAACCAAGACAAGATCAGCGGTGGCAACGACGGCAAGGGCTTCCTGATCGGTGGTCTGATCCCCGTGGGCGCTGGCGAAGTTCGTCTGTCCTACTCCACCTACAAGATCGACACCGTTGGTGCTGATCCCCGTACGAACAAGCTGGCTCTGGGCTACGTCCACAACCTGTCCAAGCGCACTGCTCTGTACGCAACGTACGCTCACGTGAACAACAAGAACGGCGCTGCACAAGCTCTGAACGGCGCTGTGACCGGTGTGAACGACAACTCCAACGGCTACGACTTCGGTATCCGTCACAGCTTCTAA